A DNA window from Zingiber officinale cultivar Zhangliang chromosome 3A, Zo_v1.1, whole genome shotgun sequence contains the following coding sequences:
- the LOC122053793 gene encoding plasmodesmata-located protein 7-like: protein MQDSSSSIFDCTILELEMSLFFLLLFLFFPSMTISSFDDFNSFVYVGCSQNRYTLGSPYQLNVDSLLTSLANPATFSSYHDFTSNAAAATPAYGLFQCRTDLPTSDCATCVRSALDKLPSLCPYATFAAVQLKGCFVRYSNDSFIGNPDTALVYKKCGGSGSEMVGLRDAALGGLGGGGTGEYRVGAAGRVRALAQCVGDQGARECSECVAAAVEQVNDACGAANAGNVYLGKCYVSYWSGGAYDSDRSSHYHGDHVSAKTLAIVLAVTVAVVIGIVIFSIMRRNGK, encoded by the exons ATGCAAGATTCTTCTTCCTCCATCTTCGACTGCACAATCCTAGAATTAGAAatgtctctcttcttccttctcctctttcttttttttccctcGATGACCATCTCGTCCTTCGACGACTTCAATTCCTTCGTCTACGTTGGCTGCTCGCAGAACAGGTACACCCTCGGATCCCCCTACCAACTCAACGTCGACTCCCTCCTCACCTCCCTCGCCAACCCTGCTACCTTCTCCTCCTACCACGACTTCACCAGCAACGCCGCCGCCGCCACCCCCGCCTACGGCCTCTTCCAGTGCCGCACCGACCTTCCCACCTCTGACTGCGCCACCTGCGTCCGCTCCGCCCTCGACAAGCTCCCTTCCCTCTGCCCCTACGCGACCTTCGCCGCCGTTCAGCTCAAGGGCTGCTTCGTCCGTTACAGCAACGACTCTTTCATCGGCAATCCTGACACCGCCCTCGTCTACAAGAAGTGCGGCGGCAGCGGCTCCGAGATGGTTGGCTTGCGGGACGCCGCCCTGGGCGGACTCGGCGGTGGTGGAACAGGTGAGTACAGAGTGGGTGCGGCGGGACGGGTTCGGGCGCTGGCACAGTGCGTCGGGGATCAGGGCGCAAGGGAGTGCAGCGAGTGCGTGGCGGCGGCCGTCGAGCAGGTCAATGACGCCTGTGGGGCTGCCAATGCTGGCAACGTATACCTCGGCAAGTGCTACGTCAGCTACTGGTCCGGTGGAGCTTACGACTCGGATAGATCAAGTCACTACCACG GTGATCATGTGAGTGCCAAAACATTGGCAATTGTTCTCGCTGTCACCGTTGCAGTGGTCATTGGAATCGTTATCTTCTCCATTATGAGAAGAAATGGAAAATAA